AAAACCGCTACGAAGTCATTTGGCAAAAACCCGATCCTTCTTTTCTTTTCAAGGTCAGCATAAAGGTTTAAAGCTTCGTATATAGCAAATGAGACGGGCACTATCTCGGCTTCGCCCCTTTTCCTGCTTTCATCGAGCTCTCTGTATGCTTCAGCAGTAGAAATTTTTATATTAGGTATGGCAAGCAATGCATATATCCCTGTGAGGGGGTCCAAAAGTTTTAACCTTTCCCCAACGCCAGTAGCCAATGCCGTCTTTGTCTTCGAGAGAAAGAAGGGGATATCAGCACCAAATTTAGCAAGTTCTGCAGGATCTAGGATTAAATCGTAAATTGTCGAAGCCCATTCTAATAAGGCAGCTCCGTTCCCGCTTCCGGCACCTATGCCGCTTCCAACGGGTAAAACTTTCCAGATATTGCATTCTATTGGAGGCAACTTTACAGATTTCGACCTCAAAAATTCGATTGCCCTTGAAATAATATTCGTCCCGGATATTTCAATATTATGGGAATTTATAATATCATCCCGATTTGATCCATTTAACCTTCTAATACCCAACCATTCGATTGGCCCAAGTTTATGGAATAACGTAGAGATTTCATGGTAGCCATCATCTCTGGGAACAAATACCCTTAAGGTAAGGTTAATTTTTATATAGCTCGGTATATATATCAATGTACTACCTCCAATCTTTGTATCGCAAATTGTCCGCCCAATTTAAGGCTTATTATAAGCTCTTCGTCTGCATTTTAGCCATTCGGATGAAAATTAGTATAGATGTTTGAAATTATATTAGATATGTCCAATGATATCAAAGAGCACACAATGGCTATTTAGCCTATTGACATTACATCTCCTTAAGCGCATCATTTTATGTTTTCTCATGCTTGCTCTGTTCCCCCTAGCGGGATAAAATAAATAAAAGAATTGTTTAAAATTATCTGTCAAGTTTTTTATTGCGCTATAGAATACGAATGTCACTTTAGCTTAAGACACGTAATGCGAATGGGTGTGGTGGGTATGCTTAAAGTTAAAAAAGTGTTAAATAATAATGCCCTTATCGCAGAACACCCTGCTTACGACGAGGTTATACTCCTGGGAAAGGGTATAGGTTTCAACAAAAAGGCAGGCGAAAGCATATCTAACGCTGATGCCGAAAAACTGTTTGTCCTCAAAAACCCTGAGGAAAGGGAGCAATACCTTCAAATGCTAAAAGAAATTGATGAAAATTTTATCGGCATCATGAACGATGCTATATCTTTCATTGAAGACAAGCTTGGCACTACATTAAATGAACACATTCATACCAGCCTTACGGATCATTTATATTTCGCCTTAAAACGCCTGAAAAACGGTGTGGAGATAAAAAATCCTTTCAGATTCGAAATTGAGCTGGCATATCCGCGAGAATACGCGGTTGCTGCTGAATTGACGGAATGGCTTGAGAAAGAGCTCAGTGTAAACATTCCCGAAGATGAGGTGGGGTTTATAACGTTGCACATCCATAGCGCCATTTCAAAGGCAAGCATAGCTAATCTAACGAAAAGAACGCAAATCGTCTCCCAATTGATTTCTATCGTGGAGAACTCGCTAAAAGTAACTTTAGATAGAAGCGATATAAATTATTCGCGCTTCATCAGACATCTTCATTTTGCTCTCGATCGAATAGAATCGGGAAAATATGTGGAAAATGCGGAGTTCTTAAAAGATGTTTTGCAGAAAGAATGTTCGTTTTGTTATTCCATTGCCTGGAAAATGATAAAATATATGCAGAAGCAACTAAAGAAAAAAATTCCAGAGGCGGAATCAGTGTATTTGACATTGCATTTACAGAGATTGTATAATATAGCTCAGGCTGGAACCGCTAAAGTGTGTTAAAGCGCATTAGTTTCATTGCAGCAGGAGCTTTCATTGTCTCGTAATAAGTTACAGCATAAATAATAGATAGCTAATATACTCTTCTTGCGTGTTACTGTGTAAGCACAGGCATGAGCAAAGGAGTGTACGGTAAGTTATTGCCGTATCTCTTTTGCTCATGCCTTTTTTAATGCTCGAATCCATAGGACAGGAGGTTGTGGTAGGTGTTCAAAAAATCATTTGGACAATTGCAAAGAATAGGTCAATCGTTGATGTTGCCGGTGGCTATTTTGCCGGCGGCCGGATTGCTGCTTGCCATAGGTACCAGCATGAAAAGCCCAAACGTCGTAGCTCTCTTGCCTTTTTTGCAGAATAGCGCTTTCGCCGCCTTGGCATCGATGATGCAATCTGCGGGAGGAATAATTTTTGAAAACCTGGCTTTAATCTTTGCTTTGGGAGTTGCCGTAGGATTATCTGGGGGAGCAGGGGCTGCTGCTCTCGCAGCATCAGTAGGCTACCTGGTAATGAACGTCACTATGAGCGTGATGGGCGGAATATCATTAGATAGCGTCATATCGCAGACAAATCCGGCCTATGCCCTGGTTTTGGGCATTCCCACCCTGCAGACTGGGGTGTTCGGAGGTATCGTCGTTGGGGCTTTGGCAGCATGGTGTTATAACAGGTATTACACTATCGAGTTGCCGCCCTTTCTGGGTTTTTTCGCTGGCAAACGTTTTGTTCCTATTGTCACCGCTTTCAGCTCCTTTTTCCTTGGCATCCTAATGTTTTTTCTATGGCCTCACGTACAAGCGGGGATCAACGCCACATCGCAGTATTTAATGGGGTCAGCCTACCCTATTGCAGTGTTCTTCTTCGGGTTTGTAAAACGTTTGTTAATACCTTTCGGCCTTCACCACATCTGGCATGCTCCATTCTGGTTTGAGTTCGGTCAATACACAACCGCGGCAGGAAATATAGTGCGCGGAGACATGAATATTTTCTTTGCTCAGTTGCAAGATGGAGTAAATTTAACGGCGGGGCATTTCATGGCTGGCGAGTTTCCCGTAATGATGTTCGGCCTTCCGGCAGCGGCCTTAGCCATGTACAGATTGGCAAAACCGGAAAGCAAGAAATGGGTCGGTAGTTTAATGGCTTCCGCGGCGCTCACGTCTTTCTTGACGGGAATTACGGAACCCATAGAATTTTCCTTCCTATTTCTGTCTCCTTTGCTCTTTTTATTCCACGCAATTTTAGACGGCATATCCTTTGTGGCACTCTATTTTTTAGATATCAACATAGGCTATACTTTTTCCGGCGGAGCCATCGACTTTTTCTTATTTGGAGTGGTTCCCGGCCGTGAGCCCTGGTGGCTCGTTATTGCTGTTGGCGCTCTTTACGCGCTCCTCTATTATTCTGTTTTTACCTTTGCCATCAAAAAATTTGATCTGCCGACTCCCGGACGAGAAAAGTCCGAGGCCAAACTTAACGGGGCTTTTATCCCCACATCAACTCCAAAAACGTCAGAAACTTTGCCCTACGACGTCCTGGAGGCCCTAGGCGGTCGAGAAAACTTGACTAAACTCGATGCCTGCATTACCCGACTGCGCGTTTCAGTCAAAGATGTTTCCAAGGTAAATAAAGAAAGCCTACGAGCCTTGGGAGCTTCGGGAATTATGCAGGTAGACAAAAACCTTCAAATTATATTTGGGACCAAATCGGAAAAGATAAAAGAACAAATCGCAGACATCCTAAGGGGAGAAAGACACGAAATCTCTCCTTCGGAAGACGAACAACTTGGAGAAGGAAGCAGCATTTCGGGCAAAGATATGATAATCTCAATGCCCATGACCGGAAAACTGATGCCTATCTCCGAAGTGCCCGATAAGACCTTCTCAGAGAAAATCTTGGGTGACGGCTTCGCCATATTGCCGAAGGACGGCACCGTCGTATCTCCGGCAGACGGAAAAGTGGCTGTCTTCTTTCCCACCAAACATGCCATAGGAATTGTTGCAGACAACGGACTAGAGATGCTTATTCACGTAGGCATCGATACGGTAAAACTCAACGGAGAAGGTTTTGAGGCATTTGTCAAACAGGGAGACGTCGTCAAACGGGGACAGGTCCTCCTTAAAACAAATCTGGAGTACATCTCTAAAAATGCACCCTCTACGATATCCCCGATAGTATTCACAAATTTAAGCTCCGACGAAAGAATCGAGATAATCGAGGAAAGAGATGTGAAAATCGGGGAAACTGGTTGTGTGCGCATCATAAAGAGACAACCTGTACCTCGGGAAACGGTTAACCTATAAGCAAAGAGGTCCCTACAAGGGGCCTCTTTTATATTTGCCTGTAATGCAGATTGTCATACTATCTGGCCTTGTGGGGCATTCGATCATTGGATGACAGAAATTCCAATTCCACGTCATGCGTTAGGAGATCGGAATAGCGAAAAGAGACAGTGCTGTTTTGGGCCTTTACATACAGAGTAAATACATTCGGATAGGTCTCCATGATAACACCTTCATGTTCCTCTGTCTTTCTCCTGCCCTTGGCCTGTCGATATCTAACGCGATCACCGATGTGGGAAGCCAGTTTTTCGCGTATACAAAGTAACTTCTCAGACACCGGACATCACTCCTTAAATGTCATTTGTACATATTTTACTACATATTTCTATAAAATACAAGCAAAACAAAATTCACACATCAAATTGTTAGTATATAAAAAACTACGGCCCCCACG
The window above is part of the Acetomicrobium thermoterrenum DSM 13490 genome. Proteins encoded here:
- a CDS encoding Veg family protein, which produces MSEKLLCIREKLASHIGDRVRYRQAKGRRKTEEHEGVIMETYPNVFTLYVKAQNSTVSFRYSDLLTHDVELEFLSSNDRMPHKAR
- the glcT gene encoding glucose PTS transporter transcription antiterminator GlcT codes for the protein MLKVKKVLNNNALIAEHPAYDEVILLGKGIGFNKKAGESISNADAEKLFVLKNPEEREQYLQMLKEIDENFIGIMNDAISFIEDKLGTTLNEHIHTSLTDHLYFALKRLKNGVEIKNPFRFEIELAYPREYAVAAELTEWLEKELSVNIPEDEVGFITLHIHSAISKASIANLTKRTQIVSQLISIVENSLKVTLDRSDINYSRFIRHLHFALDRIESGKYVENAEFLKDVLQKECSFCYSIAWKMIKYMQKQLKKKIPEAESVYLTLHLQRLYNIAQAGTAKVC
- a CDS encoding 4-(cytidine 5'-diphospho)-2-C-methyl-D-erythritol kinase, with the protein product MIYIPSYIKINLTLRVFVPRDDGYHEISTLFHKLGPIEWLGIRRLNGSNRDDIINSHNIEISGTNIISRAIEFLRSKSVKLPPIECNIWKVLPVGSGIGAGSGNGAALLEWASTIYDLILDPAELAKFGADIPFFLSKTKTALATGVGERLKLLDPLTGIYALLAIPNIKISTAEAYRELDESRKRGEAEIVPVSFAIYEALNLYADLEKKRRIGFLPNDFVAVLRKKSDFYDGFFDLCNSTFNNSLAWGLSGSGSSVFCLFTDKHEAIKAQELVSSKLECDCKTFVLE
- the ptsG gene encoding glucose-specific PTS transporter subunit IIBC → MFKKSFGQLQRIGQSLMLPVAILPAAGLLLAIGTSMKSPNVVALLPFLQNSAFAALASMMQSAGGIIFENLALIFALGVAVGLSGGAGAAALAASVGYLVMNVTMSVMGGISLDSVISQTNPAYALVLGIPTLQTGVFGGIVVGALAAWCYNRYYTIELPPFLGFFAGKRFVPIVTAFSSFFLGILMFFLWPHVQAGINATSQYLMGSAYPIAVFFFGFVKRLLIPFGLHHIWHAPFWFEFGQYTTAAGNIVRGDMNIFFAQLQDGVNLTAGHFMAGEFPVMMFGLPAAALAMYRLAKPESKKWVGSLMASAALTSFLTGITEPIEFSFLFLSPLLFLFHAILDGISFVALYFLDINIGYTFSGGAIDFFLFGVVPGREPWWLVIAVGALYALLYYSVFTFAIKKFDLPTPGREKSEAKLNGAFIPTSTPKTSETLPYDVLEALGGRENLTKLDACITRLRVSVKDVSKVNKESLRALGASGIMQVDKNLQIIFGTKSEKIKEQIADILRGERHEISPSEDEQLGEGSSISGKDMIISMPMTGKLMPISEVPDKTFSEKILGDGFAILPKDGTVVSPADGKVAVFFPTKHAIGIVADNGLEMLIHVGIDTVKLNGEGFEAFVKQGDVVKRGQVLLKTNLEYISKNAPSTISPIVFTNLSSDERIEIIEERDVKIGETGCVRIIKRQPVPRETVNL